The Panicum virgatum strain AP13 chromosome 5K, P.virgatum_v5, whole genome shotgun sequence genome has a window encoding:
- the LOC120707993 gene encoding elongation factor 2-like, with amino-acid sequence MVKFTAEELRAIMDKKNNIRNMSVIAHVDHGKSTLTDSLVAAAGIIAQEVAGDVRMTDTRADEAERGITIKSTGISLYYEMTPESLKNYKGERDGNQYLINLIDSPGHVDFSSEVTAALRITDGALVVVDCIEGVCVQTETVLRQALGERIRPVLTVNKMDRCFLELQVEGEEAYQTFSRVIENANVIMATYEDKLLGDVQVYPEKGTVAFSAGLHGWAFTLTNFAKMYASKFGVDETKMMERLWGENFFDPATKKWTTKNTGSATCKRGFVQFCYEPIKQIINTCMNDQKDKLWPMLQKLNVTMKADEKELVGKALMKRVMQTWLPASTALLEMMIFHLPSPSKAQKYRVENLYEGPLDDIYATAIRNCDPEGPLMLYVSKMIPASDKGRFFAFGRVFSGKVATGMKVRIMGPNYVPGQKKDLYVKSVQRTVIWMGKKQESVEDVPCGNTVAMVGLDQFITKNATLTNEKEVDACPIRAMKFSVSPVVRVAVQCKVASDLPKLVEGLKRLAKSDPMVLCSIEESGEHIIAGAGELHLEICLKDLQEDFMGGAEIIVSPPVVSFRETVLEKSCRTVMSKSPNKHNRLYMEARPLEEGLPEAIDEGRIGPRDDPKVRSKILSEEFGWDKDLAKKIWCFGPETTGPNMVVDMCKGVQYLNEIKDSVVAGFQWASKEGALAEENMRGICFEVCDVVLHADAIHRGGGQVIPTARRVIYASQLTAKPRLLEPVYLVEIQAPENALGGIYGVLNQKRGHVFEEMQRPGTPLYNIKAYLPVIESFGFSSQLRAATSGQAFPQCVFDHWDMMGSDPLEAGSQAAQLVLDIRKRKGLKEQMTPLSEFEDKL; translated from the exons ATGGTGAAGTTCACGGCAGAGGAGCTCCGCGCCATCATGGACAAAAAGAACAACATTCGTAATATGTCTGTTATTGCTCATGTGGACCACG GCAAGTCTACCCTTACAGACTCCCTTGTGGCAGCTGCTGGGATTATTGCCCAGGAAGTTGCTGGTGATGTCCGCATGACTGATACTCGCGCTGATGAAGCAGAGCGTGGTATTACAATCAAATCCACCGGTATCTCTCTCTACTATGAGATGACTCCTGAGTCACTGAAGAATTACAAGGGTGAGAGAGATGGCAACCAGTATTTGATCAACCTTATCGACTCACCTGGGCACGTCGATTTTTCTTCGGAAGTGACAGCTGCCCTTCGTATCACCGATGGTGCTCTGGTGGTGGTTGACTGTATTGAAGGTGTCTGCGTGCAAACTGAGACTGTGCTTCGACAGGCTCTTGGTGAGAGGATTAGGCCAGTCCTTACTGTGAACAAGATGGACAGGTGCTTCCTTGAGCTTCAGGTTGAGGGTGAGGAAGCCTACCAGACTTTCTCCCGTGTGATTGAGAATGCCAACGTCATTATGGCAACATATGAAGATAAGCTCCTTGGTGATGTCCAAGTCTACCCGGAGAAGGGAACTGTTGCTTTCTCTGCTGGTCTGCACGGCTGGGCCTTCACCCTCACCAACTTTGCCAAGATGTATGCATCTAAGTTTGGAGTTGATGAAACTAAGATGATGGAGAGGCTCTGGGGTGAGAACTTCTTTGATCCAGCCACGAAGAAGTGGACCACCAAGAACACAGGCTCAGCTACCTGCAAGAGAGGATTTGTTCAGTTCTGCTATGAGCCCATCAAGCAGATCATCAACACCTGCATGAACGACCAGAAGGATAAGTTGTGGCCCATGCTTCAAAAGCTCAATGTTACCATGAAGGCTGATGAGAAGGAATTGGTTGGCAAGGCTTTGATGAAGCGTGTTATGCAAACCTGGTTGCCAGCTAGTACCGCACTGCTTGAGATGATGATATTCCACCTTCCTTCCCCATCAAAGGCGCAGAAGTATCGTGTGGAGAACCTGTACGAGGGACCCCTTGATGATATCTATGCTACTGCCATCAGGAACTGTGATCCGGAGGGTCCTCTCATGCTGTATGTTTCAAAGATGATTCCAGCTTCTGACAAAGGGCGGTTCTTTGCCTTCGGTCGTGTCTTCTCCGGGAAGGTTGCTACCGGTATGAAGGTTCGGATCATGGGTCCCAACTATGTGCCTGGCCAGAAGAAGGATCTGTATGTCAAGAGTGTCCAACGCACTGTTATCTGGATGGGAAAGAAACAAGAGTCTGTTGAGGATGTTCCCTGTGGTAACACCGTTGCTATGGTCGGTCTGGATCAGTTCATCACGAAGAATGCCACACTCACCAATGAGAAGGAAGTTGATGCATGCCCAATCAGAGCAATGAAGTTCTCAGTGTCTCCTGTTGTGCGTGTTGCTGTTCAGTGCAAGGTTGCCTCTGACCTCCCGAAGCTAGTTGAAGGTTTGAAGCGTCTGGCCAAGTCTGATCCTATGGTCCTCTGTTCCATTGAAGAATCTGGTGAGCATATTATTGCTGGAGCTGGTGAGCTTCACCTTGAGATCTGCCTGAAGGATCTGCAGGAAGACTTCATGGGTGGTGCTGAAATTATTGTTTCCCCTCCTGTTGTCTCTTTCCGTGAAACTGTTCTTGAGAAGTCCTGCAGAACAGTCATGAGCAAGTCTCCCAACAAGCACAACCGTCTTTACATGGAAGCCCGGCCGTTGGAAGAGGGTCTTCCTGAGGCTATTGATGAGGGACGCATTGGCCCACGTGATGATCCCAAGGTGCGCTCCAAGATCCTCTCTGAGGAGTTTGGGTGGGACAAGGATCTGGCCAAGAAGATTTGGTGCTTTGGACCTGAGACCACAGGCCCAAACATGGTCGTCGATATGTGCAAGGGAGTACAGTATCTCAATGAAATCAAGGATTCGGTTGTGGCTGGTTTCCAGTGGGCCTCAAAGGAGGGAGCACTTGCTGAGGAGAACATGCGTGGCATTTGCTTTGAGGTCTGTGATGTTGTTCTTCATGCTGATGCCATTCACAGGGGTGGTGGCCAGGTCATTCCAACTGCCAGGAGGGTCATCTATGCTTCTCAGCTCACTGCCAAGCCAAGGCTGCTGGAGCCAGTGTACCTTGTGGAGATCCAGGCTCCTGAGAATGCTCTTGGTGGTATCTATGGTGTTCTGAACCAGAAGAGAGGGCACGTGTTTGAGGAGATGCAGAGGCCGGGTACCCCGCTCTACAACATCAAGGCTTACCTCCCTGTCATCGAGTCCTTTGGGTTCTCCAGCCAactgagggccgcaacctctgGTCAGGCGTTCCCTCAGTGTGTGTTTGACCACTGGGACATGATGGGCTCTGATCCTTTGGAGGCTGGCTCCCAGGCTGCTCAGCTGGTGTTGGACATCCGCAAGAGGAAGGGTCTCAAGGAACAGATGACCCCGCTTTCCGAGTTCGAGGACAAGCTCTAA